The Clavelina lepadiformis chromosome 1, kaClaLepa1.1, whole genome shotgun sequence genome segment TCAATTAACCATATTCACGATCAgagtttttttaaagtttgtcaTTGGCGACGACCAAGAAATTTTCGAAGAtcatgaaaaaatgtttttgagaCCGCCACcttaaaaaattaatgctaatttttttctgttgttgCTAAACTGTAAATTTTGAGAAACTGTTGGAGAAATTTAAGAGACTGTTTTGGTACCCAAAAACCATAACACTTTTTATGATCTCTTAACTAATGCCCCCAGCAGGCATAGCTTGCTCATCTTTGCTTTATGTGGAAATCCCAAGTGTCTGTCTGTTTACTTACAGTATCCATTTGAGATGAGCGTTAATCTTATTGATGAGGAGACTGCTGCCCAAGTAATGGAACAGAACAGTGCCCCATTGTgagttaaaatttcaattaaaactcaaatttaagaataattttttattaggTTTGTAAAAAGTACACTTTGTATGCATAAGCTTTTTCAGTCTTTGTTAATCAGTCTTGTCTTTTACAGCCGATTCTCGGGTCatatacaaaacaataaagtttTGTCCTCATTTAACGACACTTCAAAACAGCTTGTTGTCAGAATGAGCAACCTTGTGAGTAGAccatttttaatttctcaTAAATTAAGTGTTGGTCCGATAACCTGATTAAAAGATCGACAACGGAAATGAGAGTCATTTAATATAtagtgttttaaaaacttgactGTTTTGAAAACTGAAGTCGATGGAAAAGTTGTCATAGCTTTTCTGTTAATGAGATTAAGTACTAATTGACTCCAACAAGGTGATAGTTGCGATGGAAAATCTGCCTCATTActtataaaagcaaaatctacAATTTCAGAGCTTGACTAAAACAGATGAAGACCGGGGAAGAAACGCAGTGGTGGCAAATGAAAAACTCTGCATGTTTTTCTCGGCTCCAATCCAAATTAAATTTCCATCAATGAGGGAAGCGGTAGTGGTGGTTAAGGTAACGCTTGGTAATTTTTTATATTCGTAGTTTAGTGGAAATATTAATTCTACAAATCCAGGCTGATAATGGTAGATGAACTGCTGCATTATAATCAGATGATCACAAAATTATCATTTacgttttttctttaaatctGTTGTTTTGCGTAGATTTTCGCTCAACATACTACCATACAACTCTTGAACCAAACAGTTCtttatattatataaaattCTAATATTCATTTGATTTGAGCTATGCTTTGTAGAAGAATGATTTGACTGTTATCTGAAATTAATCAGcgttataaaaattaaatatgttttaactGCAATTATCATGGCCATTGCTACCTCATAGTATTTGAATTATTGCTTTGTCAACAGTAGCctattttcatttcaatttcattCATGTGAATTTGCTATTTGCAGACTATTTCCTTACCAATTGTCATAATAACACACGGTAAACAAGAATCAGATGCAGAAGGCACAATATTTTGGGACAATGCCTTTTCTGAAATGGTAAGCAATATTCTTCTGAAAAGCTTGATTTCTTTTTTGCGTTTAGTTGCTTCGAATATTGATGATTGATCCCATTTCTGAGTGCTAATGCCAATGCTAAGGTCATTAAAACACATCACTAATATTCTGCTACATACATTCTGTTGTCTTTCAACTACCTGTCAGTTTCTGCAAtaacaaatttgcaatttttaataTGAGAATAAAagataatttttataattgaaGATCCTCCCCCAAAACACATAAGCCAAGGGTGATATTGTAAGAGCGAGAAAATTGTGTCAAAGTTTAGGCAAAGTCAATAGCATGAAAGCAAGCACACAAAAATGTTGATTGAAACAGAGAAGGAAACCATTTTTTATAACAACTGCCGTGCCACTCTTCATCCTTTTGGATCGCTTGGATTTGATCTGGAAGAAGCGATCCAAGGAGGAGGTGATGGCGAAGCAAAGAATCAATGAGGAGCCAAGAGGGTTGGACAAAATTGCGAGGAAATTTCTTACAGAGAAGCTATTCAGTAAGTTAACTTGTCAAAATGTTGGATGAAAAAAATTGGCTCCAATTTCTATACAATTAGTTTCTCAAGGTATCAACGTCTTGTGATACATTGTCTTCAAGTAACACCAGGTTTGCTCGACAGGGCATTGTGATGTCAATCCGTTTACCACTGTGAATTGGAATCAGTTCCAAAAGGAAAATGTTTGTCAGTCACAGGAGAAAATCACATTTTCATTTTGGAAATACTTTTATAACATCATGAAACTTACTTGCAGCGAACACATGAATGAAATTTGGAATGCTGGGTATGTAATATTTTAAGTGCTCACATGCAAAAGTGTCAAGTTTAAGGCCTCTTCTATTTTTAGTCTTTTTTACCAGAAAACTGatagttttatatttcatCCAGGCACATATATGGCTTTGTTGGTAGAGAGGAATCCGAAAAACTTCTCAAGAACGCGAAATGCGCAACGGGCACATTTCTTTTCCGATTTAGTCAGTCTGTGTTAGGAGCCGTTAGTATTTCCTGCAGGACTCATGGAGATAGATTCGGTAAATATATGTCTAAACaacctgaaaacaattttattgttaatttttgggGCTCAAAGACAAGTATTTATCGACACAAAGCCCACATCCAAGTTATTTGTGATGTTGGaataatttttacttactCAAAATATTTGAGTCTAAATATATACAAAGTACCAGAACGAATACAAGAGCCAACACcgtagaaaatattttattaatcagACATTCCATTCGATACTACAAaccattttaatgttttagaGAATGCTTGTAATATTAACTGAAACGTCTGGTcggtaaaatgttttctactgTCTTAACTCTTATTCATTCTACGTATAAATTCCAACACTTTGCTTCTAAGTGTAAATTTAGGTTCACTTTGTAAAAACTATCAACAATTGCTTCTGTAAAATTGTGCATTGTTGTAACTTTTGAACTGACTATACTACAACTACTGCTTCATCAATAAATTTTAGTCATTAATCACGCAGTGACAGCTTTAAGTCAGTTATTTTCACTAACATAAGTTTCCACTACTTTTAATCTAAATCGGTCCCaggaaaagtttgtttgtacTTCCTATGCTTTTTATGTGTTTTGACCGAAGTACTTATCAGATTTCCGAAAGGTTTCCATTGGTTGCAAGACTTAGGTAAAAATTTCTGCAAAGGTGTTTTGAAGGAACTATAAATCAAATTTCCAAATACATTTCCAAGAAAAGCCTAAATTGAAAACAGCAAGTTTAGGCTTTTATTTAATAATGGTGGTGATAAAATCTTTAGAAATATCTCCCATTAACCTCATTAATTATTGTCTTTAATAACCTTGTTCTTTTTATTTAGGGCAGGTAGTAGTTGGTCACTTCAAGCCAGATACGATCAAAACCTTCCGGGAACGCATGTCACTGGTTGACACAgtgagaaaaatgaaacaacttgtATATTTTTATCCCAACATTCCCAAACAGAATGTAGTCGGAGAAGCTGGTAAGTGGTTTGAGTAAGCTGGTAAGTGATGATATGCATGAACTTTAGTTCAGAGTTTATGTTGGAATAAAATCAAATGTAGAAGTAAGATAATGTGTTGTAAAAAATTGCGACACACTCGGTGATATTTCGGTCAAGCAGTAAACTTATAAACTTACTCTAGTAATACACGTATTGTGATAAATTGCCTCTTGTCCAGGGGCATTGCAAAATTATTGCCAATGGTTATTGAACACAGGCCACAATATAGCCAGTCTAGTTCTCTAACCACGTCGCTACCAAGCTGACTAGCGATTGGGTCGTACCCctttaatataatataatttaacaattcaaaattatgttatactgtatttgtcatttttagcAATTTCTGATCACTACTTGAAATCCAAATATTTATCACTAGTAGCCTATTCTTCATTACCATATAGCAAAgatgggcaaactgcggctcgccgacatgtttttgtggctcttctagctgAATTGTAATATCCATTATCGTTCGTTATCCATGCATtgtttactgtatttgttttgacactactgattttgcaactcgctggtgtttgtagttttccgcaagttactctttcattgaacaagtctGCCCATCCCTGATCTATAGGTTAAAGGCAATATTTATGGCttccttttattttattttcagcacaATCTGGTCAAGTCAGCTGGTATGTTGACAAGCCGGTTGATATGTAAAGAACCCTGAGAATTTTTCTGAAAAGGCCTTGGCTTACGTAATAGTCTAGAATAACCTGGTTGACTTAAAAGACGTTCAACACCGAAGCAAAATGCACATTATCTTGCATATATGTGACTGTAtcattgtgttttatttttttattctattttgaGAAAGTGTTATGCTTTATATTCAAACAATGTGCACTATTTTACAACTGCATGTAAAAATCAAGAGGTTTGTTTAATGCCAAGTAAAAGTTCCACTCAATCATTTTTTACCATTTTACTCAAGTAATCTAAACTAGTTTATGATGCAGTAATGCCAAGTTTTAACCTCAAAGGTAAGGTGTTCCATATACCATGTAGAGATGTGATTGCATTCCGATTTTGGGCATATCAGCTcgaaatgataaaattttaccaATAAGTTGCTTATTTGTGCAGGTTCACAACACAACGCCATCATTAAATCATTTGCTTTGCTACAAAAAATAGAGCTAAATGTGTTTTATGAACGGAATTTGTGTTTGGAATGTTGAGCCTAAAGCAAAGCCACTAAACCAAATCACAACTTTTTTACGAAAGTTGTTGAATTTATAGACAACATTGTACTCAAGCTCTCCAGTGTTTGTATTTGCTTTCCGAATATTTATATGCACGCAATATTTAGCAAATCCACTTGGGTTTAGGTTGATATTGACCCATCTCCAATgtactttttcttttcagcaaTTTCGCTCTGCCCTGTATAATATGCTTGTAAAGTTCCAGAAACTAATGCAGTACTGACTGAGATTAAGTTGTCTTTAATCACTATAATAGCCACcctttaattaaataaaaaatcgtGTTTTATGGTTTACGTTTGTTGCATTTCTGTTTCTAGCTTTTGTTTCTTGTATGTATGTGGTGTATTGCTACTTTTTAATATCCCCAATATTCCCCATATTGCAAAATCATGAATTGTACTTTGTTTTGTCCGCCATTACCATTTTGTCTCTGTTTACTCTCTACTTTGAGATACGTTGCATCTTTTATGCGgtaataaacttaaaaattccCAACTTGATCTACTGAGTATTACTTATGTTATTACTAGCTTCATTACACGCCCTTTTGTCTTGGTTATTAACATTGTAAGCTAACTCCACAGCCGTCAAGTAACTTTCATTAGTTTTCATTAGAATATATTTCAATGCAGCTAATTTGCATGAGATCATGTTATGTGCCATGTTTTCTGCTGTGccattaatttttgtaaataaacttcTGAAGCTTTAATAGTCTTCCGGTGATGTTTCTGATTTATAAGTTTGTCATGGCCGTGTACTCAGAGGTCAATAATCTCAACAATAATTATGCTTTTAAATGAGACAGGTGAGACTCCTTTATGATCTCGTTATTGTTTTTATAGCAAGCAGTGAAGTTGATTTGTACCCAcgtataataaacaaacaaattttaaacaatgaatTTAATCAAGCTGGAAATAAGGTTTGATGTGATCTTTGACATAATATTGCATATCGatggaaaattttatttttacaaacacaataaagaaACAGAGGagaatgacgtcatgtttatCTTTCCACGTACTGTTTGCAAAGGTGTTATTTACCTTTACTTGGAACTGTCTGTAAAATCCCCTATTCAGTCTGTTTACATAGTGACaacataaaaaagtaaaaattccATTCAACCTCTTTCATACcatatttaaaatgttatcaaTTTTACAGAGCAGTAAGAGTGAAGGTTGAAAATTAGattagtttttgttgttgcaaCTGCATCTTTGTCAATATTTGCAACTAATAGTTTTTCAAAGAGCTGATGCAAGTGTCGCATTTAATTATTTCTaattacaacatttttctttgCGCACATTTTTACTAACCAAAAACATAGACTTCGGGAGCAATAGCTTGTAATCAGTTATAGTATGTCACTAAGGTACAGTATATGTTAGTtgcaaaaatatcatttttttCGGTTTGCTACTTAATATTTCTTCTTGCTGACATGTTGCAAAGAACTTTGATTGATTGAAATACCGGTAACAAGAAGCAAAACAGAGAGGTAACTGACTTCACATGTTTGATCTTGGTAAATACTGTTGCTAATGTTTATCTTATGTCAATCACTTACGATAAACCAACATTCAGATAAATCAGGTTACAGTTTTGAGGTAAATTTGATATTTAAAGATATTAGATTTTCTCCCTACCATAACAGAATGGTTTGTATATCTAATCAACTGCACTTAACCTATCAGCAGCATGGATTGGGATATGtcatattttgcaaataatcaAGAACCGTTCAATTTGAGTGAAATCTATGGAATTCTCTTGCTGCCTGATATAGGTATGTTGTTGCCATGCATATGTTCACATATGAAAACTAAGAATATGTcaataacatttaaaattaactaaaatcTTTGTTAGGCTTAGATACTAACCCGGATGAGATCTTTGGCCAATGGAGAAGGTTTTCTGGGCTGATGTTTAACAGCAATCCAGTAAAAGACATGTTGCAGTCatattttaaagattttcaCAAATATATTAGTTATAGAATTATATTTACTGACATCATTGAAGGCACTGTTAACTGGTGAGTAAGACATGAATGTTTTTTAACATTAATGAATATAAATTTGAGAGAGACTTAATAGGAATGAATATTCACATACATTTGTGTTAATTTATCAACATTATTATTTTCAGCTGATGTAGTATCTTTTTTTTCTATGTTACATCTTTAGGTCTGATGTTACTTTTGAGGATGCTTGTATATACATGAAAAAGTTTGCAGATGAACTTCAGAGGCAACAAAACAACACCTCAACAGTTGCAATTAATGAAGAGTTTGAGCATTTTCAAGCTGAAATTCTTCAagtaaattatttattgttattcTATGCTTTCTTCACAGACAAATTTCATGTAAAAAATGTGATATTCTGGTACATAAACattgattgaaaaattgttgcaaCATGTTAAAAGTTTAAGCCAAAATCATGATTTGTATAGTTTTTTGTATGAAATGTGAAAGCAATCAATCTTTTCCTTTTCTAGTTATATTATAGCACATAACTGCCTAACTGGACTTGTCATTGAAAATTCTAGAATTCACTTTGTGATGAACCACTCAAGTTGATGTCTATCTTTCAATCTATGCTGAAAAGGGAACAAGATATATTAAAACTTGCTGTGAATAGTCAATTAAGTCATGTATGTGTCGACAAACCAAAGTCATTCTGTTGTTTTCACATAATAAGTTTTAATTATTATGttgataaaatttattgtttcctTACGTACATACTGTGTGACAACATGTAGACTGTATATTGCATTAAAGCAACTGTTATGTGTTATgatattttactgtaaaacAGATTTGTTGACTGCTTGCATTTAACAAccattttcaactttttattacTGAGAATGTTTGGCATATTTTGTAGATGCAGCTtccaaacaacaacaacaacatacGTGATGACTTTGTGCAGAACATGAGAAAAGCATATGCGGTAGCACTTTGACAGTTACCCAccataaattattattgttgcagttgtacttttttattatttctgaAAGACAGCTTTAGTATTTTGAGTGGAACCTTTTGCATGGCCTGTAGGCTATCTCAAAAAGTTGTGTATTTAAGCAATATTTTAGCGCATAATGTTTGGAGCGGCTTGTAATTCGAAAGATGAAAAACAGACTAAATATTCTTAACCATGATGAACAGACATTTAGTTTCAATCTAGAAACATTCTATGAAGTAGAAAATACTACATAACATTCttttaaacaatatttcaGCAACTCAGTCAAATTGAAAATTCAACCTATGATACTTCAAATAAAGTGGACATTTTGGAGAATGAATTCAAAGCTTTATGTCAATTTTTTACTGACGGTAAAGAGCACATAACGCGTACATTGTTTATTATAGTGAATTTTTATCAGCAGTTTTTCGATAATAGTTTTACCATATTAGTCTTTATATATTACGCTAATGTTAGTTCTAGACAGTATGTAGATTGCTcctcaaatattttaaaagtggTATCTTATAGATGACACATCACTGCAGTACAATTGGCCAGACCAGGGTTGTCCTCCTCAAGCCTACCAGAAAGAAGAACTGACAAACAGAAGGATATGCTTGGAGCAGAATATACAGGTGGACATTTATGCAAACTTTTGTAAtgtataaacaaaattaattgctTGTGTTTCTGTCTAATGACTTTAAAAGTATTTGCTTATTTTCTTGCATTACCACCCTTGCAGGCGGCTGCTGATTATCACCAAAGCTTTCTCTGCAATGAAATACACACATTGCTCAATAATTTCCTACTGGTGTTGAGAAATTGGCAGGCCAACCAGAGCCTGGTTACCATTGGATCACACAGCAGAAAATCTTTAGAGTTAAGAGAATTAGAAAAATGGTAACATACTTGTTTTTAAACTGTGGGATATGTGTAATATTGTGCATATATCATGTGAATTTGAAGTTACCAATTTTACGACTTCTACTTTTTTTAAGTGTCGAATTGTCAACCATTTTATATGTGATATTGCAACTAGCTGTATCATTTTTGGATGACCCTGTCATTGCGCCCACAAACAGTTTTTCCACCAGTATTTCTGTTTACATGAAGTGGCACGTTCACCTGATCTACCttatcattattattaatattatttacATTATTGCTTTGGCTAAGTATGACTTGTGACGCTGCATCAACGTAACAATGCAAACGTTcttaaagataaaaatatttaaataagatTATAAATTAAGGAAGTATCTTCAACCCAATCATCACAAACAATCACAATGTTATCAAACGATAAAGCATGCATTTGAATTTTGCTGTGAAACAAAAGTGGAAAGAAGCTCAACCAAACAATAATAAAGAACAGAGTTTGTCAATTACAAACTTGCATGATACTAGATAAACCtattaaaaacatattattgCATTAAGCTTTCTTTGTGTATAAATATAGCAAAGTAAGCTTAATTCCTAAGTGCGCAATAGCACTTGAAGACAATTGAATATGGCGAAATTACAGGGGTGTAATTACCAGAGTCGTAATGATTCAAGTCAGTGACTTGACTCGAGCCACTTTTTTCCaagactcgacttgactcgagttcCTTTCTAAGAAAGTAcaaaaatgacttgacttgagtcaggTCTTTTTGATTACATTTCAGAATTAAAGTAAAACGTATTTCTATTCTTTAGTCAGAATACGTTAAAATGTAActcaaaatgattttatttgatgaagcaaatgaagcaaattttgtaataatccTAAACGTTTGTGGTTGATGGAAAGGGTGTTTTTGCTTGGCTTGGTTtcgaataataattaatccatTCGACTTATTCAAGTCACTTGTACTaaaagacttgacttgagtcttaaaaggtaaatgacttgacttgcgactcgagtttgatgacttggttATGACTCTGGGAATTACTATAAAACCTGAttcttggtttaattttatattctCTATAAAAAGATAATATAAACCTATACTTTTAAATGAAGAGATTCTTTGCGATCaataaatgcaaaagcaaAGCGATGTCTTATACCCTTTAATTTTTACAGTTGCAAAAGAATTACTAAAGTTCTGATTAGTTGTATGCAACAAGTTGTCAAGTTACAGCAAATGGCTGTGGATCAAGTCAAAGACCAAGTTCAATGCTCAACTCAACAGTATGAGGCTTTAATCTGTGAAGTTGCTAGAAGGTAATATTACTTGCTTGCTTGCTGATTAAAACGCTACTTAACGTTATCGATTGGAATATATGAGAAATAGCATGCCTTGTTATTCAGTATGGCAGCTTCAAATTAAACATAACTTTGACTTACTATGCCTAAAATTGAGAAAGGATCTGTAGAATAACTTTTTATGCTATTACACTTAAACAACACATTAATACAAACTTCCTATTTTCCATGCTTTCAGTGCTTTTGTCATTGAAAAGCATCCACCTCAAGTGCTGTTGCTTCATAAGATATTCAAGAGCAGACTGAGACATCTTGCTGCAAGTGAACTTAAAGATATCGCCAATGCAAGTATTTTAATTCTAACGCTAAGCTTTCACTACTATACcttaaactttgcttgaaaCAAGTTCAAGTTATTTCCATACTAAGCTAACCAAAAACATTGCAATTTGTGTAGGTTAGATTTATTACAACAGCCAACCTTATAGACCGACATACCGTGAGTGCTATCAGTGAACAAATAAACATGTAAGTATGAAATTTGTACATTTTTCAGGATAAAAGTCAAATAGTTAAGTTTCTTCCCATGTCACAAGGACAAATATAAAGTGTTACAGAACTGATAAGAGTAAACAACCTTTCACCCCTTTGCCAACATATAAAAGTGACGTTTTCACTTAACTCGCCATCAAACTTAGCTTAATTGGTTGCTAATTTCAGCACACCCTCTGGAAACATGATCAACAATCAGGCAGAATCATCTTTTTCCACAACCAGTGACTCAATTTTGGTTGAAATGGAAAACATGGTAGAAATGTTGCAattatttgtgaaaatattCAAAGCTTGATCCTTAACATTGAATCGTTTTAGTACCTTTCATATTATGTTGTAAGAGACTTGTATTTAGCTTATTTCTTTGCTTTAGCGGTTGGTATCATCCAAACATGCTGTAGTGGAAGGAGAGCGCATAGCAGATGAAAAGCAGTGCATTGTTTTTCATGCAGAAATCTTTTTGAAATGTCCATCGATGGTGCAGTACAATGTACAGGCTAAGGTATCAGCTTAAGATATTATGCTTCACgtttccatttttattttgtaggaTTGGAAATAGATTACtgtattattgtttttcagGTATTGTCATCACCAGTCGTTGTAATAAGTCATGTAAAGCAAGAAGCCGATGCAAATGCAACTATATTTTGGGACAATGCATTTTCAGAACaggtttacaaattttaaacaaagttgTTAAACTTTTGACATCTCGTATAAATTGTGTGTTGACTTGTTTAATGATTGCATGCTCGTATAAATAGTTTGTTGCACAGGTTTTTATGAATTAATGAccagtaaattttgtttaagttgCGGAAAAATTTGGATGTTAcctttaaaacataaatacatGTCAATTTTGTTTAGCAGCAAAGAACACCATTCGAAGTTACAAGGTCTGTTCAGTTGTATGACTTGCTTTTTCACCTGGATCAGCTATGGATAGAAGAATTAAGAAAGATTGGAGCAtctaagaaaaaaaatatcaaccaaTCACATGACATTCGCGGTTTAGATGATGATGCAAAAAGGTTTTTGGCAATGAAGTTAATTGGTAAAAGGTTTTTAGATAATTTGCATCATATTTGCCTTTGTGTAATTTTCAATGCTTTTTGTAACTGAGAAACTTTTTGAAATCTTGTTGGATTTATTGATAACGATTTTGTAATATACTTTCTTAGGAAAAAGTGCTGGTAGTTTGAATCCTTTTAGTGCTGTCAATTGGAATATGTttcaaaaagataaaatagttCCAATGGAAGTCAAGAAGAATTTCTCATTTTGGAATtacttttataaaattatgaaacTTGTTACCTGTCCACTGATTTGTAATTACTGGAATGCTGGGTTAGTAAcactaaaaattttgtgtataTCATTTATTATCAAACCAAAAGACTGAGGAatgtaaattttacttttagaaTAGTAATGGGATTTATAGACAAGGCCACTAGTGAACGTCTTCTTGAACAATATACTAGTGGCACATTTCTTTTACGCTTCAGCCAAACAGTATTAGGAGGTCTTGTAATCACTTTCCGTACAGAAAATGACGAAGGTAAACATAAACTGAATTGAAAAAACATGAGTGCGCTTTAAATATGCAGATTAAATAACGTTTTTCACTAGgttcattttttgtaaatgaaaaagtattctattaattattaattatggATTATATCTGTGTATCAAAATAAATACTAAACGCTGTTTTAGGTGGAGTGAAAGTTGTACATTATGCCCCTGATACTGTTAAAGATTTCAAGCAATGCTCACTGGctgatattttgaaaaagttgccTCATCTCAGATTCTTATACCCTGATTTGAAAAAGGATGATGTCTTTGGTCAATACTACTCAGGTAGCAGTCAACAGACTGATGCCTATATATTTGAATAGTTGCTTATAGCCAGGGCCAGCCTTAGCAAGCGTGAGGTCCAATGCAATAACTTATGGTGGAGCCCCTTGCcgattttatattatttaattatgatAATAATCAAAACATAAACCAAATATcaactctttgcaaatcagctcCTATCGGagctttgctttgtgatatATTTTCATTAGAACTAATTAAGAAATAACAATGGTTTGCACAAAATAAAAGCTATAAGCTGTTATTTTACCTTTGATGCTAAGCAGCGCGGTGCGGAACCAACGCTTCGCTCGCATCGGCCTAAGGCTGGCCGTGCACATAACGGAATAACGGGTAACTTGGAGTTAACGAAGAAGATATTGATTTAACTGAACAATATAGAATTTACTTTTTTCAGAACCATCTCGATCGCCACATTCTATGAGATATATTCCTAAACCAATTTTTAAAGAAgcttaattaaattattgctTACATTTGTAATTAAAGTTTGTGACGGTAAATGgctattttaacaaaaataaaaatgtactAAAGGTTGGCAATTGGTATGGTTTTGCAAAGATACTTTATGTCTGAGCAGTTTTGTTAGAACATCTCATTTTTGTGTGACGACATAGTTAAGTCGAATTAGCCAGTTTAAAGTCGAAGTTTAAAGTATCACAAATCCAAACGGTAAAactattttgtatttggcACCAACTCGGTTTCATGATTAGTATGAATACTATCCAGATCGTTTGCCCtccatttcaataaacaaaaccaCTTGTTGCCTTTATAGAACGAAAATAAACTCTTTAATGTTGCTTGTTTGTTAACGATCTGGGTACAAAATGTGTATATTTTATGTGCTGCATCTCGCACTGgaataaaacacaattttgACAATGATTCAAAACTACTTACAGCATAGTACTGCAAGTTGTATGaaagttaaagaaatttgaatttaaaagtCGTTTCCGATACCAGCAGAAAGAAAGACAGCTGCTTCATAATAACTGCAGAGGGTAGGCAAACGCCACAAAAGCaaagcagacaaaccttttaactATAGACATCTTATGGGCACTGATGGCGCTCAAACATCTTCCTCAGAAAGTCAGGCAACTTCCTGTTTGACAAGAAGTGGGGATAAAAGATAGGCAATGGC includes the following:
- the LOC143452339 gene encoding signal transducer and activator of transcription 5B-like isoform X4, coding for MDWDMSYFANNQEPFNLSEIYGILLLPDIGLDTNPDEIFGQWRRFSGLMFNSNPVKDMLQSYFKDFHKYISYRIIFTDIIEGTVNWSDVTFEDACIYMKKFADELQRQQNNTSTVAINEEFEHFQAEILQNSLCDEPLKLMSIFQSMLKREQDILKLAVNSQLSHMQLPNNNNNIRDDFVQNMRKAYAQLSQIENSTYDTSNKVDILENEFKALCQFFTDDDTSLQYNWPDQGCPPQAYQKEELTNRRICLEQNIQAAADYHQSFLCNEIHTLLNNFLLVLRNWQANQSLVTIGSHSRKSLDCKRITKVLISCMQQVVKLQQMAVDQVKDQVQCSTQQYEALICEVARSAFVIEKHPPQVLLLHKIFKSRLRHLAASELKDIANVRFITTANLIDRHTVSAISEQINITPSGNMINNQAESSFSTTSDSILVEMENMRLVSSKHAVVEGERIADEKQCIVFHAEIFLKCPSMVQYNVQAKVLSSPVVVISHVKQEADANATIFWDNAFSEQQQRTPFEVTRSVQLYDLLFHLDQLWIEELRKIGASKKKNINQSHDIRGLDDDAKRFLAMKLIGKSAGSLNPFSAVNWNMFQKDKIVPMEVKKNFSFWNYFYKIMKLVTCPLICNYWNAGIVMGFIDKATSERLLEQYTSGTFLLRFSQTVLGGLVITFRTENDEGGVKVVHYAPDTVKDFKQCSLADILKKLPHLRFLYPDLKKDDVFGQYYSEPSRSPHSMRYIPKPIFKEA
- the LOC143452339 gene encoding signal transducer and activator of transcription 5B-like isoform X3; this translates as MDWDMSYFANNQEPFNLSEIYGILLLPDIGLDTNPDEIFGQWRRFSGLMFNSNPVKDMLQSYFKDFHKYISYRIIFTDIIEGTVNWSDVTFEDACIYMKKFADELQRQQNNTSTVAINEEFEHFQAEILQNSLCDEPLKLMSIFQSMLKREQDILKLAVNSQLSHMQLPNNNNNIRDDFVQNMRKAYAQLSQIENSTYDTSNKVDILENEFKALCQFFTDDDTSLQYNWPDQGCPPQAYQKEELTNRRICLEQNIQAAADYHQSFLCNEIHTLLNNFLLVLRNWQANQSLVTIGSHSRKSLELRELEKCCKRITKVLISCMQQVVKLQQMAVDQVKDQVQCSTQQYEALICEVARSAFVIEKHPPQVLLLHKIFKSRLRHLAASELKDIANVRFITTANLIDRHTVSAISEQINITPSGNMINNQAESSFSTTSDSILVEMENMRLVSSKHAVVEGERIADEKQCIVFHAEIFLKCPSMVQYNVQAKVLSSPVVVISHVKQEADANATIFWDNAFSEQQQRTPFEVTRSVQLYDLLFHLDQLWIEELRKIGASKKKNINQSHDIRGLDDDAKRFLAMKLIGKSAGSLNPFSAVNWNMFQKDKIVPMEVKKNFSFWNYFYKIMKLVTCPLICNYWNAGIVMGFIDKATSERLLEQYTSGTFLLRFSQTVLGGLVITFRTENDEGGVKVVHYAPDTVKDFKQCSLADILKKLPHLRFLYPDLKKDDVFGQYYSEFTFFRTISIATFYEIYS